The following are encoded together in the Rana temporaria chromosome 12, aRanTem1.1, whole genome shotgun sequence genome:
- the LOC120918970 gene encoding serine/threonine-protein kinase SBK1-like: MSFSSLLSRGAADILEELQALTAKTMEKVEVTKQYEVIRELGKGTYGRVDLVIHKTRGTKMALKFLRKKTTKQKSFLQEYCISRYLSTCPYIIGMYDIAFETEEYYAFAQEYAVAGDLFDIIPPQVGLSEHTTKRCIYQVALALDYLHNRKLVHRDIKPENILIFDKECRKVKLSDFGMTRIAGTTEKRVSGTIPYTAPELCETSKHSGFVVEYSIDVWAFGVLLFCMMTGNFPWEKALQLDSFYYEFLQWQKYKNANVPSQWRRFTPHALKMFSKLLSIEPEKRCAIKDILWYFGKNWLISKEEPPTADAKTNNDVYVHVKPQVLPFLNGNALDSNKSDTSPSLSFSSCSSYEDVPKDSNANMLVSTPIEICV, translated from the exons ATGAGCTTCTCCTCGCTGCTGTCGCGGGGGGCGGCGGAcattctggaggagctgcaagcCTTGACGGCCAAGACAATGGAGAAGGTGGAGGTGACCAAGCAGTACGAAGTCATCCGGGAGCTGGGCAAGGGGACGTATGGGAGAGTGGACCTGGTCATCCACAAGACCAGAG GCACCAAAATGGCTCTGAAATTCTTGCGGAAGAAGACGACAAAGCAGAAGAGTTTCCTGCAGGAATATTGCATCTCTCGCTACCTCTCTACCTGCCCGTACATCATCGGCATGTATGATATCGCCTTCGAGACCGAAGAGTACTACGCCTTTGCCCAGGAGTACGCTGTGGCCGGGGATCTTTTCGATATTATTCCACCACAG GTTGGACTTTCCGAACACACCACAAAACGTTGTATCTACCAAGTTGCGCTGGCCTTGGATTACCTTCACAACCGCAAGCTTGTCCACCGCGACATCAAACCCGAAAACATCCTCATCTTCGACAAAGAGTGTCGAAAAGTGAAACTCTCTGATTTTGGCATGaccaggattgcagggacaactgAGAAGCGGGTGAGCGGCACCATCCCGTACACGGCACCAGAACTTTGTGAGACTTCCAAGCACAGCGGGTTTGTGGTAGAGTACAGCATCGACGTCTGGGCCTTCGGGGTCCTGCTCTTCTGTATGATGACCGGGAACTTCCCCTGGGAAAAAGCTTTGCAATTAGACTCTTTCTATTACGAATTCCTACAGTGGCAAAAGTACAAAAACGCCAACGTGCCGTCTCAGTGGCGCCGATTCACGCCCCACGCCCTGAAAATGTTCAGCAAGCTGCTCTCCATCGAACCGGAGAAGAGGTGCGCCATTAAGGATATTCTCTGGTACTTCGGCAAGAATTGGCTGATCAGCAAGGAGGAGCCTCCGACGGCCGACGCCAAAACCAACAACGACGTCTACGTCCACGTCAAACCGCAAGTCCTTCCGTTCCTCAACGGCAACGCCCTTGACAGCAATAAATCTGACACCAGCCCCAGTTTATCTTTCTCTTCATGCAGCAGCTATGAGGACGTTCCAAAAGACAGCAATGCAAACATGTTAGTGTCGACACCTATTGAGATTTGTGTCTGA